DNA from Danaus plexippus chromosome 6, MEX_DaPlex, whole genome shotgun sequence:
aaccTCAATCTCGTTACCTGATGGCCCGTGACAAGTAAACGCCGAAAAATCTAAACGTCAAGTGTCAActgatattttgaaataattaacagGCGTATTTCTGAGTAgtcttcatattatataaatttcatataatgtttGAAAACTAAAATCTTTTAGatttatcctttttttattgtgttactTTTGTAATACTAGATCCTACAATCACTGTTACTAATATCAGATAAAAATCGAAAATCAATTCACTTTAAATCAGTTTCTACtatccttttatttttatgacaaattctttattattggTGTTTACGGTTTAAGTAGTATCATTTATCTTTAAAGTTGGGGGAATGATCTTTTTAAGGCTCAAAAAACTTAGActgaatcttttttttttccatctcACCACTTAATGTACTCACAATTTAGATTAAGATtagttagtttttaattaaaattcaaacataaaatttaataacacgaACAGGGTTCGACCCCACAATCTTCGGAATATCTCGTTCCAGTTGCTTTTTCAATTGTGTTAGCGTAACCTAATTGAAATCTATGAATAAGcctaaccatttttttttaatcaaatttttatttatttaactgtatTTTCCAAATGAACACAATgcaatttataagtaaatatattattttagtacaatatttttttataaatttgagaGACTGTTGACGGTAAcaagtgaataaaataattaaattaaaatagtcaaTGGGTAATTTTGGttgacataacaaaaaaagagTATCTCATAAAAGAATACACTAAGCTTTAGTTTTTCAGGTTTCAGGATTTTCACCACTTTTTCACTGAAAATTGAGTAGTGTTTGCttgattgtatatttaaagggTAGTGTAAGTGTAGTTAAcctaagaaaattaaaacaagtcgttttaattgttattttaaagacttatacgcaattttcaaataatactcTAACCTATACGGTGTTTGTTTACTAttagtgaaaaatttaaaataagattaaatattgtgaaacaTTGCAATACTATTacgtatgtttttaaaatcctgtattttaaaataccacgATGTATAGCTTAAGATTATTGACTAAGCACATCAACCGGTCTCTAATACATAAAAGtttcattacaaataacaaacCAAAGTTAGTACAAGTACCGAGGTATTACTGTACTCAAAATAATCCTGATTATCAACTAggtacttttataaaatacctttattttgtattcactAACACTAGACTGTTTAAGTTttgtaagatttattttctttcagatGATATTGTAAATGATATATGTAAAGGAGATGCAGAACTAGAAAAAAGATTGAGAGTTTTGACACTTGAGGTAGAAGTAATGAGACAGGATGGTCGCTGTGCACCAGATTATCTTAAATTGGATCACTGGAAGCACTTGCTGGATTTGCCTAGTAGAAATCAGAGATCtaattatttgacatttcTCTGGAAAACCGAAAAGAAAAGAGAAAATcagaaagtaaatataatcttacaatttataaatgtgaagaaaattatgacaatcgagtttttttttaatatagagaaAGAAGGAGGAGAGGAGAATCGAACTTGAGAACTCACCACAAGAAGAAGAGAAAGAGTATCCAGATGATTTGCTCTATGGAATTAAACATCAATCTTTATTCCTACGTATTCGAGACcaatctattaattattttgataattatcgGTAAGcgcaatattaaatatgttagttAGGCCACTTGTATGGCAAAAAAAgtattgtgatatttaaaatgttatgatgtattaaatttttcttaggGCTCTGTTAGCTATGATACATGGTCAATCAGTTGTCATTGATTGTTCTTATGAAGAAAACATGGTGTGGAGAGAAACAATGAATGCTGCTAAACAAATGACTTTTGTATTTGGAGACAACAGAATACACAAACAACCTTTTAACTTACatttatgtaatgttaatCTGAATGGGGAATTTATGAAGCAATTACATAAGAATATACCATCTATTGACGAACCTTGGTTTCCTCTTAATATTCATACTAAAAGTTACCTAGATGTGTTTCCTAAGGAAAAATTAGTGTATCTCACTCCACATTGTCGGGAGGAATTGACAAGTTTTAACCCTGatgatgtatatattataggaTGCATGGTGGATAAAGTATGtattgacatatttatgttttagataacatttaaatttcactcataaatattattttattatttacagatgAACAATGAACCTCTTTCATTAGCAAGAGCAAAAAGAGATGGTCTTAGAATGGCTAAACTGCCATTAGATAGGTACCTAGAATGGGCCCCGGGTTCCAAAAAGAACttgaatataaatcatatgGTTCCTATCCTCTTGGATCTAAATTTCACCGGCGACTGGGAATACGCATTGAGACACGTACCCAGGAGAAAACTTATGGAGACAAAAATCGTAgctatgcaaaaaaaattcaactcccccaatataacaaaaaaagattttctCAAAAGCCTTCATAcgtctaaaaaaaataatacacttaattttaatgacagaaaaataaaaacaagaaaatctCTGTATgatgatgaaaatatataatgctaatgttacaatagaaataaaaataagaaatttcaatatattttttttttatttcatatatctaTTAgccttaaaaatgtatatttaccctttataataaatgttttattcattttcttaaaaataagaaatctagattttgtacaatatattaaagaatctAAACCAAAAAGACACttcatgtatattataatatacatcaCATAATCTACATTttgtgaacatttttattgaaccAGTGAGTGCTAAAGTTTCTAAACAGCATAATCTATTCACATACATGACTCAATTGAACTTGATAatctcaaaatttttataggtGTTTGGAAAAGCTGAAAATCCCTGAATAAAAGCTATACAGGAAAGAACATTAGAGAAATCACAGCTCCAACATGATTTTTCCTAACTTTATTCTCTATTATTAATTAGGAATACCCAAATAACAAAGTACTACTAGTTTTCAAgtcgaaaacaaaaaaaacagatgCACAGTTTTTTTCTCTATGTGAAcctgcttcattaataattttttttatacatttcattttgtCTAAAAACAATTAGCATCTTTTACCAATATACCATTTTCTCATACAATAAACTcatataatttacttcaaattattcaaaaaagcATAAccaattaagtaatttttttataggtgAAACTGTGATTTACTTTACATTACCAACAATTCGGAATTCATAGGAATAAAAGGtagcataaaaaattaaaattttaatcaaaattttaagtgaGATCATTCAGATAGCTTAGATGTTACAGGATCTAaagtatatagattttaagagattttttttttcgacaaTTTgactaacaaaattttaaataacaaacttaACAGTAACAATAGTTATTTAAGGGTAagcttttatacatttattttcagcTCTTAAACAGAATGCGCTTCaagaatttacatttataaatatgttatacctTGGAatctaatatgtaattattaaggtTACTGTGATTAACTAATCATTGTTTATTATCTCCGTAAAACATATATCATATCCTATTGCACTTTAAAATGTTCTATCGAATTCCCTACTTATATGCTTtgcatatattaatacattcgCCTATCATACTCctcaaatacaaaaaaccAAGAAGTTTAATAT
Protein-coding regions in this window:
- the LOC116779001 gene encoding mitochondrial ribonuclease P protein 1 homolog isoform X2 — encoded protein: MRQDGRCAPDYLKLDHWKHLLDLPSRNQRSNYLTFLWKTEKKRENQKRKKEERRIELENSPQEEEKEYPDDLLYGIKHQSLFLRIRDQSINYFDNYRALLAMIHGQSVVIDCSYEENMVWRETMNAAKQMTFVFGDNRIHKQPFNLHLCNVNLNGEFMKQLHKNIPSIDEPWFPLNIHTKSYLDVFPKEKLVYLTPHCREELTSFNPDDVYIIGCMVDKMNNEPLSLARAKRDGLRMAKLPLDRYLEWAPGSKKNLNINHMVPILLDLNFTGDWEYALRHVPRRKLMETKIVAMQKKFNSPNITKKDFLKSLHTSKKNNTLNFNDRKIKTRKSLYDDENI
- the LOC116779001 gene encoding mitochondrial ribonuclease P protein 1 homolog isoform X1; amino-acid sequence: MYSLRLLTKHINRSLIHKSFITNNKPKLVQVPRYYCTQNNPDYQLDDIVNDICKGDAELEKRLRVLTLEVEVMRQDGRCAPDYLKLDHWKHLLDLPSRNQRSNYLTFLWKTEKKRENQKRKKEERRIELENSPQEEEKEYPDDLLYGIKHQSLFLRIRDQSINYFDNYRALLAMIHGQSVVIDCSYEENMVWRETMNAAKQMTFVFGDNRIHKQPFNLHLCNVNLNGEFMKQLHKNIPSIDEPWFPLNIHTKSYLDVFPKEKLVYLTPHCREELTSFNPDDVYIIGCMVDKMNNEPLSLARAKRDGLRMAKLPLDRYLEWAPGSKKNLNINHMVPILLDLNFTGDWEYALRHVPRRKLMETKIVAMQKKFNSPNITKKDFLKSLHTSKKNNTLNFNDRKIKTRKSLYDDENI